A genomic segment from Planktothrix sp. FACHB-1365 encodes:
- a CDS encoding ATP/GTP-binding protein, whose amino-acid sequence MLVQVTLENVLSFKEETTFSMVGVNSDLNHVHHLATEQAGKGRSLLPISALYGANAAGKSNLIKAIDFAKDLIVDGTRGVQTIPVSPFKLSDSNKKPSKFQFIFTYQGSLYSYGFKLNKTQIFEEWLYVTPKDKKREVLFFERLTNENKITEVEYGLSLKGRNSKYKQFLDFIAQGTRPNQLFLTEALDRNVETLKPVIDWFKNVLTIIPAESSYQGLELGILSSQEFTDFLRNFLKFADTGIDSIGTEEVEFNLDVILPDIPENMRKEILQEMLKASENSISMIESHLGKRYLLIKREEGQLSLIQLRTQHRDDQGVLIDFSMEEESEGTQRLINLIPLLFILQENPEKVIFLDELDRRLHPLLSRRFVEMALQCRNPNSQSQLIFTTHDTNLLDLELLRKDEIWFVEKNQQGASHLYSLAEFKISPDVKIEKGYFNGRFGAIPFFGDIRNLGWLKCQTEGSEKTAINHGKD is encoded by the coding sequence ATGTTAGTTCAAGTCACCCTAGAGAATGTTTTATCGTTCAAGGAAGAAACGACTTTTAGTATGGTCGGTGTTAACAGTGACCTCAATCATGTCCATCATCTTGCTACTGAACAAGCGGGTAAAGGACGGTCATTGTTACCCATTTCTGCCCTCTATGGTGCTAATGCCGCAGGTAAATCTAATCTGATTAAAGCGATTGATTTTGCCAAAGATTTAATTGTAGATGGGACAAGGGGAGTACAAACTATTCCTGTCTCTCCATTTAAGTTGAGTGACTCTAATAAAAAGCCTAGCAAATTTCAATTTATTTTTACCTATCAAGGAAGTCTTTATTCCTATGGATTTAAGTTAAATAAAACTCAGATTTTTGAAGAATGGCTTTATGTGACACCGAAAGATAAAAAACGAGAAGTTCTATTTTTTGAGCGCCTGACCAATGAGAACAAAATAACAGAAGTAGAATATGGGCTGAGTCTTAAAGGGAGAAACTCAAAATATAAACAATTTCTCGATTTTATTGCCCAAGGAACTCGTCCTAATCAATTATTTTTGACGGAAGCTTTAGACCGGAATGTTGAGACGCTAAAACCTGTTATTGATTGGTTTAAAAATGTATTGACAATTATTCCAGCAGAATCTAGTTATCAAGGTTTAGAGTTAGGAATTTTAAGTAGCCAAGAATTTACGGATTTTCTGAGGAATTTTCTCAAATTCGCCGATACAGGAATTGATTCAATCGGAACAGAAGAAGTAGAGTTTAATCTGGATGTGATTTTACCTGATATTCCAGAAAATATGAGGAAAGAAATCCTCCAAGAAATGCTCAAAGCCAGTGAAAACTCTATTTCAATGATTGAAAGTCATTTGGGTAAACGATATCTTTTAATCAAAAGAGAAGAAGGTCAGTTAAGTTTAATTCAACTCCGAACTCAACATCGAGATGATCAAGGTGTTCTAATTGACTTCTCAATGGAAGAAGAATCAGAAGGAACACAGCGTTTAATCAACTTAATTCCCCTCCTATTTATCCTGCAAGAAAATCCTGAAAAAGTGATTTTTTTGGATGAATTAGACCGTAGACTTCATCCTCTGCTCTCGCGTAGATTTGTTGAAATGGCTCTACAATGTAGAAATCCTAATAGTCAGAGTCAACTTATTTTTACAACTCATGATACTAATTTATTAGATTTAGAACTTTTACGAAAAGATGAAATTTGGTTTGTTGAAAAAAATCAACAAGGTGCATCTCATCTTTATTCTTTAGCTGAATTTAAAATTTCACCTGATGTTAAAATTGAAAAAGGTTATTTTAATGGTCGATTTGGCGCAATTCCTTTTTTTGGGGATATTCGGAATTTAGGATGGCTTAAGTGTCAAACCGAGGGATCTGAAAAAACTGCTATCAACCATGGGAAAGATTAA
- a CDS encoding polysaccharide biosynthesis tyrosine autokinase, which produces MEPQDYPEDIDLIKYWLILKRHWLPAAGVACIAIMFSLYSAINTEKTFAAFGKLRLKRLSTTSALVTDAGEKISTLDTLNSKDTPLDTEAEVIRSAPIVEQVIKELNLKDKEGEPLTYEKVSYKLGVSTIRGTDILGISYESPNPKEAEAIVNKVMELYIKNNILVNRSEAAAARTFISAQLPKKEQELQDAEAGLRNFKEKYNIVNLEEEVKLVVSTIEQLDTQIEQTQVSLDTVTGQIEELQKKLGSSSEDALARSTLSSSSGVQQVLTKLQEVEDQLALLRTRFLDTSPEIIALENERDALKALLDQRIQTSLGGQKLPSGGLQNGTLEQTLTQQLVTFESQKEGLTQQLASLLTARQKQKERALLLPQLEQTQRQLTRQLMDAQNTYEILTNRLQQVRIAENQNVGNAQIISQAIVGKNPVSGSKKTVVIMGVVVGGMLYVVISFLFEILDPSIKTLKEIRNLFSRYTLLGIIPAPQKKVRWTGIKIERITSELPVKDEPHSLISESYRMLQANLNFISPDRELKVVAVTSIVAKEGKSKVSANLAVAIAQLGKRVLLIDADLRQPRQHHIWDLTDELNPKGLSDVIVSQAEWEWAVRTVMPNLDVLPSGAIPPNSLALLGSKRMNFLVEEFRKNYDFVIFDTPSLLLVADALTLSKVTDGILLVIRPGNIDTISATAAREQLIKSSQTVLGIVVNDLNSKNEPDSYFRHAKVYSNEGKKSQKRLSLKNKRLKAMK; this is translated from the coding sequence ATGGAACCTCAAGATTATCCAGAAGATATTGACTTAATAAAATACTGGCTGATTCTGAAGCGTCATTGGTTGCCAGCAGCCGGGGTTGCCTGTATTGCCATCATGTTTTCCCTTTATTCAGCAATTAATACTGAAAAAACCTTTGCTGCTTTTGGGAAACTGCGGTTAAAGAGACTCAGTACAACATCAGCATTAGTGACCGATGCTGGAGAAAAAATTAGTACCCTCGATACCTTAAATTCAAAAGATACTCCCTTAGATACCGAAGCTGAGGTGATTCGTTCCGCTCCCATTGTTGAGCAAGTGATTAAAGAATTAAACTTAAAAGACAAAGAGGGTGAACCTTTAACCTATGAAAAAGTGAGCTATAAGTTAGGGGTTTCAACGATTCGAGGAACGGATATTTTAGGCATTTCCTATGAAAGTCCCAATCCCAAAGAGGCTGAAGCTATTGTCAATAAGGTGATGGAGCTTTACATCAAAAATAATATTTTAGTCAACCGTTCCGAAGCTGCTGCGGCTCGTACATTTATTAGTGCCCAGCTACCTAAAAAAGAACAAGAACTGCAAGATGCAGAAGCTGGATTAAGAAACTTCAAAGAAAAATACAATATTGTTAATTTAGAAGAAGAAGTCAAATTAGTGGTGAGTACAATTGAACAACTCGATACTCAAATCGAACAGACTCAGGTGAGTTTAGACACCGTAACGGGTCAGATTGAAGAGTTGCAGAAAAAGCTGGGCAGTTCCTCAGAAGATGCTCTGGCTCGCAGTACCCTGAGTTCCTCATCGGGGGTGCAACAGGTTTTAACAAAGTTGCAGGAGGTTGAAGACCAATTAGCACTTTTAAGAACTCGTTTTTTGGATACAAGCCCTGAAATTATCGCCTTAGAAAACGAAAGAGATGCCTTAAAAGCCCTTTTAGATCAGCGAATTCAAACATCATTAGGCGGTCAAAAGCTACCATCAGGAGGGTTACAAAATGGTACTTTAGAGCAAACCTTAACACAACAATTAGTTACCTTTGAATCACAAAAAGAGGGACTTACGCAACAGTTGGCTTCTTTATTAACAGCGCGTCAAAAACAAAAAGAACGAGCCTTACTTTTGCCCCAATTAGAACAAACTCAACGACAACTTACGCGCCAACTGATGGATGCTCAAAATACTTATGAAATTCTAACCAATCGATTGCAACAAGTCAGAATTGCCGAAAATCAAAATGTAGGGAATGCTCAAATTATAAGTCAAGCTATTGTGGGTAAAAACCCTGTTTCTGGGAGCAAAAAAACGGTTGTTATTATGGGTGTCGTCGTTGGCGGAATGCTTTATGTGGTGATATCATTTCTGTTTGAAATACTAGATCCCTCCATTAAAACCCTCAAAGAAATTAGAAATTTGTTTAGTCGCTATACGCTATTAGGGATAATTCCTGCGCCTCAGAAAAAAGTGCGATGGACGGGAATCAAAATTGAACGAATAACTTCCGAGCTTCCGGTTAAAGATGAACCCCATTCCTTGATCAGTGAATCCTATCGAATGTTGCAGGCAAACTTGAATTTTATTAGTCCTGATCGAGAGTTAAAAGTTGTTGCTGTTACCAGTATTGTTGCTAAGGAAGGGAAGTCTAAAGTTTCTGCAAATTTAGCTGTGGCGATCGCTCAACTAGGGAAGCGAGTCTTATTGATTGATGCTGATTTACGTCAGCCTCGACAGCATCATATTTGGGACTTAACCGATGAGTTAAACCCGAAAGGATTAAGTGATGTGATTGTTAGTCAAGCAGAATGGGAATGGGCAGTGCGAACCGTAATGCCTAATTTAGATGTTTTACCCTCCGGTGCGATCCCACCCAATTCTTTAGCCCTTTTGGGTTCCAAGCGAATGAATTTTTTAGTAGAAGAGTTTCGGAAAAACTATGATTTTGTAATTTTTGATACGCCCTCTTTATTGTTGGTTGCTGATGCCTTAACCTTAAGTAAAGTCACCGATGGAATTCTGTTGGTAATTCGACCGGGAAATATTGATACCATCAGTGCCACCGCAGCCCGAGAACAGTTAATCAAATCTAGTCAAACAGTTCTGGGTATTGTGGTCAATGATCTCAACAGCAAAAACGAACCGGATAGTTATTTCCGCCACGCCAAGGTATACTCTAATGAGGGTAAAAAAAGCCAAAAACGTCTAAGCTTAAAAAATAAAAGACTCAAAGCTATGAAGTAA
- a CDS encoding glycosyltransferase family 4 protein, with protein MKKHNQVIMVGPSLSEQGGMGTVEKLIMNTGYTGFTIKHINTWNGKSSSFKRFNQIKVFTLAFLTFLGYLSQNEVDIVHLHISERGSIVRKGIIALACIIAKKPFILHAHGCEFHEFYQELPPLIQRLVTRLFRRSACLIALSESWRNYYIETCHLTPEKVIVLNNPVILADEWQKEPNPEQLKFVFLGKINKRKGIFDLLTAFANLKPDCRNKVELVLAGTGEVEDAQNLATQLGIQEQVVFPGWINQQQRDKLLAQSHVMLLPSYNEGLPMAILEAMSWGLPVITTPVGGIPEVIKHGETGLLVNPGNIQELTDAMQSVIENPSLRLSLGLAAYERVKPLSIEHYSDVLFKLYSLILEHYRNPKLGNVSLQSDEQPTQPIMSEKFYYNLGKAEKSDNF; from the coding sequence ATGAAAAAACACAATCAAGTCATTATGGTTGGCCCTTCTCTGTCTGAACAAGGGGGAATGGGAACTGTAGAAAAGCTAATTATGAACACAGGATACACTGGGTTCACCATTAAGCATATTAATACTTGGAATGGGAAATCGAGTTCTTTTAAAAGATTTAATCAAATCAAAGTATTTACCTTGGCTTTTTTGACTTTTTTAGGATATTTATCTCAAAATGAAGTTGATATTGTTCATTTACACATCTCAGAACGGGGCAGTATTGTTCGTAAAGGAATTATTGCTTTAGCTTGTATTATTGCGAAGAAACCTTTTATTCTTCATGCTCATGGTTGTGAATTTCATGAATTTTATCAAGAACTCCCTCCACTGATTCAACGCCTCGTTACTAGACTCTTTAGACGTTCTGCTTGTTTGATTGCTTTATCTGAAAGTTGGAGAAACTATTATATTGAGACTTGCCATCTCACGCCCGAAAAAGTGATTGTTTTGAATAATCCTGTAATCCTAGCGGATGAATGGCAGAAAGAGCCTAACCCTGAGCAACTCAAATTCGTTTTTTTAGGAAAAATTAACAAACGTAAAGGAATTTTTGATTTACTGACAGCCTTTGCTAACCTGAAACCGGATTGCAGAAATAAAGTTGAATTAGTGTTAGCCGGAACCGGAGAGGTTGAAGACGCTCAAAATTTAGCGACCCAATTAGGAATTCAAGAGCAAGTCGTTTTTCCGGGTTGGATTAACCAACAGCAACGAGATAAATTATTAGCTCAAAGCCATGTTATGTTGCTTCCCTCTTATAATGAAGGATTACCCATGGCTATTTTAGAAGCGATGAGTTGGGGACTTCCGGTAATTACCACTCCAGTGGGGGGTATTCCTGAAGTCATTAAGCACGGAGAAACGGGATTATTAGTTAACCCTGGTAATATCCAAGAGTTAACAGATGCAATGCAGTCTGTAATTGAAAATCCATCCTTGAGATTATCTTTAGGTTTGGCTGCCTATGAGCGGGTAAAACCTTTGTCTATTGAGCATTACAGCGATGTCTTATTTAAGCTCTATAGTTTGATTCTCGAACACTACAGAAACCCAAAGCTAGGAAACGTCAGCCTCCAATCTGATGAGCAACCAACACAACCCATCATGTCCGAGAAATTCTATTACAATCTAGGTAAAGCAGAAAAATCAGACAATTTTTAG
- a CDS encoding histidine phosphatase family protein gives MTTRVILVRHGQSTYNAQRRIQGRLDDSVLTEKGSVAAQKVGDALTGLTFDALYCSPLQRAKQTAEIIVTRLSNPPQLQPHDLLMEIDLPLWAGMERQVVLEQFPDEYQAWQECPHEFSMQVPTPDGEKQHFPVLALFEQAKQFWREILSRHQNQTVLLVAHNGINRCLIATALGIQPQFYQALQQSNCGISILNFTNIIPGELPKPADVQLESMNLTTHVGHKLPSVRPGHQGPRLLLVRHGETEWNRMGQFQGQIDVPLNDNGREQGRKAAEFLKDIKIDFAVTSPMARPKETAEIILQEHPGIELQLESEFCEISHGLWEGKFETEIEQLYPGLLQEWKIAPQTVQMPEGENLQQVWQRSLIAWKKIVETYNYQPVTILVVAHDAINKALLCQLFNLPPEHFWNFKQGNGAVTVIDYPHGIEGLPVLQAANITTHLSGSILDKTAAGAL, from the coding sequence ATGACGACCCGTGTAATTCTTGTCCGTCATGGTCAAAGTACCTATAATGCCCAACGTCGAATTCAAGGTCGCTTGGACGACTCTGTTTTAACAGAAAAAGGTTCTGTGGCGGCGCAAAAAGTGGGTGATGCCTTGACTGGTTTGACGTTCGATGCCTTGTATTGCAGTCCCCTGCAACGGGCAAAACAAACGGCTGAAATTATTGTAACGCGCCTGTCAAACCCACCTCAACTTCAGCCCCATGATTTGTTGATGGAAATTGATTTACCATTGTGGGCGGGGATGGAACGTCAAGTGGTTCTCGAACAGTTTCCTGATGAATATCAAGCTTGGCAAGAATGTCCCCATGAGTTTTCGATGCAGGTTCCGACGCCGGACGGGGAAAAACAACATTTCCCGGTATTGGCATTATTTGAACAAGCCAAACAATTTTGGCGCGAAATTTTAAGCCGTCATCAAAATCAAACGGTTTTATTAGTAGCTCATAATGGAATTAATCGCTGTTTAATTGCGACGGCTTTGGGAATTCAACCCCAATTTTACCAAGCTTTACAACAATCTAATTGTGGCATTAGTATTTTGAATTTTACTAATATTATCCCCGGAGAATTACCGAAACCTGCGGATGTTCAATTAGAGTCGATGAACCTAACTACTCACGTCGGTCATAAATTGCCTTCGGTGCGTCCGGGACATCAAGGGCCACGATTATTATTAGTGCGTCATGGGGAAACAGAATGGAACCGCATGGGGCAATTTCAAGGGCAAATTGATGTGCCATTAAATGATAATGGTCGAGAACAAGGTCGCAAAGCCGCAGAATTTTTAAAAGACATTAAAATTGATTTTGCGGTCACAAGTCCGATGGCACGTCCGAAGGAAACCGCCGAGATTATTTTGCAAGAACATCCAGGAATTGAATTACAATTAGAATCGGAATTTTGTGAAATTAGTCACGGGTTATGGGAAGGTAAATTCGAGACGGAAATCGAACAGCTTTACCCTGGATTATTACAGGAATGGAAAATAGCACCCCAAACGGTTCAAATGCCGGAAGGGGAGAATTTACAACAGGTTTGGCAACGGTCTTTAATCGCTTGGAAGAAAATTGTTGAAACCTATAATTATCAACCTGTAACAATTTTAGTGGTTGCCCATGATGCCATTAATAAAGCCCTTTTGTGTCAGTTATTTAATTTACCACCGGAGCATTTTTGGAATTTTAAACAAGGGAATGGTGCGGTGACAGTGATTGATTATCCTCACGGAATTGAGGGTTTACCTGTATTACAAGCTGCTAATATTACGACCCATTTATCGGGTAGTATTCTCGATAAAACGGCGGCTGGAGCGTTATAG
- a CDS encoding CPBP family intramembrane glutamic endopeptidase: MTLKRWILAILTVVAVSFLSLSLLDSWTQPQIQSRLELYQTNLLLHASQWQGQGTQEESLMTLKENLIGKTPVEEAYKQYQQVQDSAEKSLAKVQANETSIAPDSLKQLQQLNQDLQLQIGILQTQLEQPDKALKTWKDLIEPQDREFLVSPAEKMTAQVLTGLWKTPARLLPDAEPILQKQLDGWFRYQALVKLYTLQQRPEALVALETQEQQRAEQAVVKLIIVSAIPGMGLVIGLLLAIVLGIQTLLKGKSSILATNMDVAWLIPWNGETILQVFVVGFALLGQLFIPLTLRAIFQELNIQPSSFEIRTQAVYILITYLLLMIGGFSVLYVSIKPYFPLPEGWFTLNFKGNWFLWGLGGYFVALPLVILVSLINQKLWDGQGGSNPLLPIALESRDSVALTIFFITASIAAPIFEEIMFRGFLLPSLTRYLPLGSAIILSGFLFAAAHLNISEVLPLMTLGIVLGFVYTRSRNLLASMFMHGLWNSGTLLSLYILGSGGS; this comes from the coding sequence ATGACACTAAAACGCTGGATTTTAGCAATTTTAACAGTAGTAGCGGTTAGCTTTTTGAGTTTATCTTTACTTGATAGTTGGACTCAACCGCAAATTCAAAGCCGTTTGGAATTATATCAAACCAATTTACTACTTCATGCCTCCCAATGGCAAGGCCAGGGAACGCAAGAGGAAAGTTTAATGACATTGAAGGAGAATTTAATTGGCAAAACTCCCGTAGAGGAAGCTTATAAGCAATATCAACAGGTACAAGACTCTGCTGAAAAAAGTTTAGCCAAAGTTCAAGCCAATGAAACTTCAATTGCACCGGATTCTTTAAAACAATTGCAACAACTGAATCAGGATTTACAATTGCAAATTGGCATCTTACAAACTCAGTTAGAACAACCCGATAAAGCCTTAAAAACCTGGAAGGATTTAATCGAACCTCAAGACCGTGAATTTCTTGTTTCTCCGGCTGAAAAAATGACAGCACAAGTGTTAACGGGATTATGGAAAACTCCCGCCCGATTATTACCCGATGCTGAACCGATTTTACAAAAACAGTTAGACGGTTGGTTTCGTTATCAAGCTTTAGTTAAGCTCTATACCTTACAACAGCGTCCAGAAGCATTAGTTGCTTTAGAAACCCAAGAACAACAACGGGCAGAACAAGCGGTTGTTAAGTTAATCATTGTGAGTGCAATTCCAGGAATGGGATTAGTTATTGGGCTTTTATTAGCTATTGTTTTAGGCATTCAAACCCTTCTCAAAGGGAAGTCTTCTATCCTTGCAACAAATATGGATGTTGCTTGGTTAATTCCTTGGAATGGAGAAACAATTTTACAAGTTTTTGTGGTGGGATTTGCTTTACTAGGTCAACTGTTTATTCCCCTAACTTTAAGAGCGATTTTCCAAGAGTTAAATATTCAACCCAGTAGTTTTGAAATTAGGACTCAAGCGGTTTATATTTTAATCACCTATCTATTATTAATGATAGGGGGATTTTCGGTTTTGTATGTTTCAATTAAACCCTATTTTCCTTTGCCCGAAGGCTGGTTTACCCTAAACTTTAAAGGAAATTGGTTTCTCTGGGGTTTAGGGGGGTATTTCGTCGCTTTACCGTTGGTGATTTTAGTTTCTTTAATTAATCAGAAACTTTGGGATGGACAGGGGGGCAGTAATCCGTTATTACCCATTGCCTTAGAAAGTCGGGATAGTGTAGCGTTAACGATCTTTTTTATTACCGCATCTATCGCTGCTCCAATCTTTGAAGAAATTATGTTTCGAGGATTTTTATTACCGTCCTTAACTCGTTATTTACCTCTAGGGAGTGCGATTATTTTAAGTGGGTTTTTATTCGCCGCCGCCCACTTAAATATTTCGGAAGTTTTACCGTTAATGACGTTAGGAATTGTGCTAGGGTTTGTGTATACGCGATCGCGCAATTTATTAGCCTCTATGTTCATGCACGGTCTATGGAATAGTGGCACTTTGTTGAGTTTGTATATTCTCGGAAGTGGGGGAAGTTAG
- the crtD gene encoding C-3',4' desaturase CrtD, whose protein sequence is MNTGRRVIVIGAGIGGLTAGALLAYRGYSVLILDQAIVPGGCASTFQRRGFTFDVGATQVAGLEPGGIHHRIFTELGIELPAATPCDPACAVFLPGETEPIQVWRDPQKWQQERQRQFPGSEPFWQLMATLFEASWRFQSRDPVLPPRNLWDLGQLIQAVRSDTLITLPFALMTVADALRLYNLQGNLRLKTFLDLQLKLYSQVDTEETALLYAATALGVSQEPQGLSHLKESMQVLSDRLVEALERDGGKLLMRHTVEAIETENGQAVAVRIRNQKTGEVWRERADQIVANVTVQNLIQLLDEKPKKSRPTLSISFPLYQRRIKKLPPASGAFVIYLGVQQQAIPANCPPHLQFLYDYQGVIGENNSLFVSVSHPEDGRAPEGQATIIASSFTDTQQWWQCSDYQPLKQQYTDTAINRLRSYFDLTPETIIYQEAATPRTFERYTARDQGVVGGVGQRLSTFGPFGLANRTPIKHLWLVGDSTHPGEGTAGVSYSALTVVRQIEA, encoded by the coding sequence GTGAACACGGGACGACGGGTGATTGTGATTGGGGCGGGAATTGGGGGATTAACCGCCGGGGCATTATTAGCTTATCGAGGATATTCTGTTTTAATCTTAGACCAAGCCATCGTACCCGGAGGGTGTGCTTCCACCTTTCAACGTCGGGGGTTTACCTTTGATGTGGGGGCGACTCAGGTAGCGGGTCTGGAACCGGGTGGCATTCATCACCGCATTTTCACGGAGTTAGGAATAGAATTGCCCGCCGCCACCCCCTGTGATCCCGCTTGTGCCGTATTTTTACCCGGAGAAACCGAACCCATTCAGGTATGGAGAGATCCGCAAAAATGGCAACAGGAACGACAACGGCAATTTCCGGGGAGTGAACCGTTTTGGCAGTTAATGGCGACGTTATTTGAGGCGAGTTGGCGGTTTCAAAGCCGTGACCCTGTGTTACCGCCTCGGAATTTATGGGATTTGGGACAGTTAATTCAGGCGGTGCGTTCCGATACCTTAATTACCTTACCTTTTGCTTTGATGACGGTGGCTGATGCCCTACGGTTATATAATTTACAGGGCAATCTTCGCCTCAAAACCTTTTTAGATTTACAACTGAAGTTATATTCTCAAGTAGATACGGAAGAAACGGCTTTATTGTACGCAGCAACGGCGTTAGGCGTGTCTCAGGAACCTCAAGGATTATCTCACCTAAAAGAGAGTATGCAGGTGTTAAGCGATCGCTTAGTTGAAGCCTTAGAACGAGATGGCGGTAAACTCTTAATGCGGCATACCGTTGAAGCCATTGAAACAGAAAACGGTCAAGCCGTCGCCGTTAGAATAAGAAATCAAAAAACTGGAGAAGTTTGGCGAGAAAGGGCGGATCAAATTGTTGCTAATGTCACGGTACAGAATTTAATTCAATTGTTAGATGAAAAGCCTAAAAAATCCCGCCCGACTTTATCGATTTCATTTCCTTTATATCAACGAAGAATTAAAAAATTACCGCCTGCATCTGGCGCATTTGTGATTTATTTAGGAGTACAACAACAAGCGATTCCAGCCAATTGTCCTCCCCATTTACAATTTCTCTATGATTATCAAGGCGTTATTGGCGAAAATAATTCTTTATTTGTATCAGTCAGCCACCCCGAAGACGGACGAGCACCTGAAGGACAAGCTACAATTATTGCTTCTAGTTTTACCGATACTCAACAATGGTGGCAGTGTTCAGATTATCAACCATTAAAACAACAGTATACAGACACCGCTATTAACCGTTTAAGGTCTTACTTTGACTTAACCCCAGAAACAATTATTTACCAAGAAGCCGCCACCCCTCGCACCTTTGAACGCTATACTGCTCGTGATCAAGGAGTCGTTGGGGGAGTAGGTCAACGACTCTCCACCTTTGGGCCCTTTGGATTAGCAAATCGTACCCCCATTAAACACCTTTGGTTAGTGGGAGATTCTACCCATCCCGGTGAGGGAACCGCAGGGGTTTCCTATTCCGCTTTAACCGTTGTTCGACAAATTGAAGCTTAG
- a CDS encoding flippase, translating into MFNQITKAVQNKINPDQLKILTNIGWLLGERLFRMIMGFFLLAWTARYLGTDQFGELNYAIAFGALFLPLFQLASDQLIFRDLVRAPTLKEQILGTAFFIKFVIGIIVFILASGSIIVLQPDNPLTIKLVIIVSIPSLIGGVSIIEAWFQSQVELKYTIWSRNIVFILVTLIRIILLESNAPLISFAWLVLIESAVNAIGFVVIYRLTGQDILAWRGNWKRAQKLMKVSWPLILSSLAITIYLRIDQVMLGQLADSEQVGLYSAAVRLSEVWPFASTAIVKSIAPSIIAAKNDSEELYYKKLQRLATSQALLVYCIAIPMTFLATPVIILVFGKEYAAAGGVLAIHIWSSMFLFLGYVKEIWITTEELTGFAFVFSVVGAVSNVILNLWLIPQYQATGAAIATVVSYGCADYLACFLYKPARRFGWIMTQAMTLNLIKLKIQ; encoded by the coding sequence ATGTTTAATCAAATTACGAAAGCAGTTCAAAATAAAATTAATCCTGATCAGCTTAAAATTCTTACCAATATTGGCTGGCTTCTGGGCGAAAGACTCTTTCGCATGATTATGGGTTTTTTTCTTTTAGCTTGGACAGCACGCTATTTAGGGACAGATCAGTTTGGGGAGTTAAATTATGCCATCGCTTTTGGAGCCCTCTTTCTCCCCCTATTTCAACTGGCTTCTGATCAACTGATATTCCGCGATTTAGTTAGAGCTCCGACCTTAAAAGAACAAATTCTGGGAACAGCTTTTTTTATTAAGTTTGTAATTGGAATTATTGTTTTTATCTTGGCATCAGGATCAATTATTGTTTTACAGCCTGATAATCCCTTGACAATTAAGCTGGTTATTATTGTCTCCATTCCCTCCTTGATCGGAGGAGTGTCGATTATTGAAGCTTGGTTCCAATCTCAGGTAGAATTAAAGTATACAATTTGGTCAAGAAACATTGTTTTTATTCTGGTTACTTTAATCAGAATTATATTGTTAGAAAGTAACGCTCCCTTAATCTCTTTTGCTTGGTTAGTTCTTATTGAAAGTGCTGTCAATGCCATTGGATTTGTAGTTATTTATCGTTTAACAGGACAAGATATTTTAGCTTGGCGGGGCAATTGGAAACGCGCTCAAAAGTTAATGAAAGTCAGTTGGCCCTTAATTTTATCGAGTTTAGCAATTACGATTTATTTACGCATTGATCAAGTGATGTTAGGACAGTTAGCGGATTCTGAGCAGGTGGGACTTTATTCCGCCGCCGTACGCCTTTCCGAAGTCTGGCCCTTTGCTTCCACAGCGATTGTTAAATCCATTGCTCCTTCAATTATTGCCGCTAAAAATGACAGTGAAGAACTGTATTATAAAAAATTGCAACGGCTGGCGACTTCCCAAGCCCTCTTGGTTTATTGTATTGCTATTCCTATGACATTTTTAGCCACTCCGGTTATTATTCTAGTCTTTGGTAAAGAATATGCGGCTGCGGGTGGAGTTTTAGCAATTCATATTTGGTCTTCCATGTTTCTATTTTTAGGCTATGTTAAAGAAATTTGGATTACTACTGAAGAATTAACCGGATTTGCTTTTGTTTTTAGTGTTGTGGGGGCGGTAAGCAATGTGATCTTGAATTTATGGCTAATTCCCCAATATCAAGCAACGGGAGCCGCTATTGCCACCGTAGTTTCCTATGGATGTGCTGATTATCTTGCTTGTTTTCTGTATAAACCAGCCCGGAGGTTTGGATGGATTATGACCCAAGCCATGACCTTAAATTTGATCAAACTGAAGATTCAATAA